One Paroedura picta isolate Pp20150507F chromosome 16, Ppicta_v3.0, whole genome shotgun sequence genomic region harbors:
- the LOC143825193 gene encoding vomeronasal type-2 receptor 26-like, with amino-acid sequence MVKKALNSINNFHYRSIPKNYQHNLALAFAVQEINGNPNFLPNITLGFHVINSYLSARLTSKATLSLLSSQHQFLPNFKCGTQSNLVAVIGGLSSQISAYIATTGAIYKVPQFTYGSFSSVQENKLLLPSMYRMVPNEATQYTGVVRLFHHFRWTWIALFAQEDDSGDRFVEVLVPMLSENGICVDFAARLPTQTYIANEADDFVRQFEFMSAHFESKANVWFVYGEGSSMLSLLTLLCVVPFFSFPPVQKVWIVTCHWDFASVSLQREWDVETFHGALSFAVHSNQPPGFNRFLQSVSPSWAKGGAFIDNFWEEAFSCALGTPTVHGDSKEMCTGEEQLDSIPVVLFEMSMTGHSYNVYNAVYAVAHALRAIFISIAKRRRMEEGRHLEFNNVQAWQLHHFLRNIQFNNSAGDPVCFDENGELSVGFDVTNWVTFPNGSFARVKVGRLDPRDPPGNELTLHDDQIVWHRSFNQVVPLSVCNEHCQPGYSKKKKEEETFCCYDCVPCPERTISQDEDMDACVKCPQDQYANNKQDLCIPKVLSFLSYKEQLGIILASLAISFSLITALVLGIFIKHQETPIVKANNRSLTYILLISLLLCFLCSLLFIGRPSQVTCLLRQTAFGFIFSLALSSLLGKTITVVLAFMATKPGSRIRKWIGNRMAILVVLFCSFLQAGICALWLSTSPPFHDVDMHSSTGEIILQCNEGSATMFYCVLGYMGFLASATFTVAFFARKLPDSFNEAKFITFSMLVFCSVWASFLPTYLSTKGKSMVAVEIFSILASSAGLLGCIFSPKCYIIILRPELNTRDQLIRRN; translated from the exons ATGGTAAAGAAGGCTCTCAATTCTATCAATAACTTCCATTACAGATCAATTCCAAAGAATTACCAGCACAACTTGGCTTTGGCTTTTGCTGTGCAAGAGATCAATGGGAATCCCAATTTCTTACCAAACATCACTTTAGGCTTTCATGTCATCAACAGCTACTTGAGTGCGAGGTTGACCTCTAAAGCCACCTTGAGCTTGCTTTCGTCACAGCACCAGTTTCTCCCCAATTTCAAGTGTGGGACACAGAGCAATCTCGTTGCAGTCATCGGAGGACTGAGTTCCCAAATATCTGCCTATATTGCCACCACAGGGGCCATTTATAAAGTACCACAG TTCACCTATGGATCATTTTCCTCAGTGCAAGAGAACAAACTGCTGCTTCCTTCCATGTATCGGATGGTCCCCAATGAAGCCACTCAATACACGGGAGTTGTCCGGCTATTTCACCACTTCCGATGGACGTGGATTGCCCTCTTTGCTCAGGAAGATGACAGCGGGGACAGGTTCGTGGAGGTCTTGGTGCCAATGCTCTCTGAGAATGGCATCTGTGTTGACTTTGCTGCAAGGTTACCAACACAGACTTACATTGCAAACGAGGCAGACGATTTTGTTAGGCAGTTCGAATTTATGAGTGCTCACTTTGAAAGCAAAGCCAATGTTTGGTTTGTATATGGAGAAGGCTCATCCATGTTAAGTTTGTTGACATTGTTGTGTGTAGTTCCCTTCTTTTCATTTCCTCCCGTGCAGAAGGTGTGGATTGTGACGTGCCACTGGGACTTTGCATCAGTGTCTCTCCAAAGGGAGTGGGATGTAGAAACCTtccatggtgccctgtccttTGCAGTTCACTCCAATCAGCCACCGGGATTCAACAGATTCCTGCAGTCCGTAAGCCCTTCCTGGGCAAAAGGAGGTGCTTTTATTGATAACTTCTGGGAGGAAGCATTCAGTTGTGCACTGGGAACTCCAACTGTTCATGGGGACAGCAAGGAAATGTGCACCGGAGAGGAGCAGCTGGATTCTATTCCAGTCGTTttgtttgaaatgagcatgactggccacagctacAATGTCTACAATGCAGTCTATGCTGTGGCACATGCTTTGCGTGCCATCTTCATATCCATAGCGAAACGGCGAAGAATGGAAGAAGGGAGGCATCTTGAATTCAACAATGTGCAAGCATGGCAG CTCCATCATTTTCTCAGGAACATCCAGTTCAACAATAGCGCTGGAGACCCTGTGTGTTTTGATGAAAATGGAGAACTCAGTGTTGGCTTTGACGTAACAAACTGGGTAACATTCCCCAATGGCTCTTTTGCAAGAGTGAAGGTGGGAAGGCTGGATCCTCGGGATCCTCCAGGCAACGAGCTCACCCTTCATGACGATCAGATCGTGTGGCACAGAAGCTTTAACCAG GTGGTGCCCCTTTCTGTCTGCAATGAACATTGCCAACCTGGatatagcaagaaaaaaaaggaagaggagacattTTGCTGCTACGATTGTGTTCCATGCCCAGAAAGAACGATTTCTCAAGATGAGG ATATGGATGCCTGTGTGAAATGTCCACAAGATCAATATGCCAACAACAAGCAAGATTTATGCATCCCCAAGGTCCTCAGTTTCCTCTCTTACAAGGAACAATTAGGAATCATTTTAGCTAGTTTggctatttctttctctctgatCACAGCTTTGGTGCTTGGGATTTTCATAAAGCACCAGGAGACTCCCATCGTCAAAGCCAACAATCGaagcctcacctacattctcctcatctcccttcttctctgcttcctctgctccttgctctTTATTGGAAGACCTTCCCaagtgacctgccttctccgacaaactgCTTTTGGCTTCATCTTCTCTTTGGCCCTTTCCAGTTTGTTGGGCAAAACCATCACTGTTGTTTTGGCTttcatggctaccaaaccaggaTCCAGGATCAGGAAATGGATTGGGAACAGAATGGCAATTCTTGTGGTCCTTTTCTGCTCTTTTCTCCAAGCAGGCATTTGTGCTCTTTGGCTAagcacttcccctcccttccatgaCGTGGACATGCATTCATCTACAGGAGAAATCATACTGCAGTGTAACGAGGGCTCTGCTACCATGTTTTACTGTGTCTTGGGCTATATGGGCTTCCTGGCCAGTGCTACCTTCACTGTGGCTTTCTTTGCTAGGAAATTACcggacagtttcaatgaagccaaatttATCACCTttagcatgttggtcttttgcagtgtttgggcaTCCTTTCTGCCAACCTActtgagcaccaaagggaaatccatggtggctgtggagatcttttccatcttggcctccagtgctggtTTATTGGGCTGCATCTTTTCTCCTAAATGTTACATCATTATCCTGAGGCCTGAATTAAATACCAGGGATCAGTTAATAAGGAGAAATTAG